The sequence TGCAAACCCGAATAGAGCAGTCTCCACAGGCTCGAGTTGATAATCTTTCAAATTCATTTGGTCCAGCGCTTCTTGGAATATGACATTGACGAAACTCCCCGAGTCCACGAATACTCGCATTATATCATAATTTGCAATTTTAACTCGGATGACCAAGGCGTCATTGTGAGGTAGGATGACTCCTTGTAAATCCTAGGGCCCGAAACTGATGGTTGGCTCTTCCTCTCTACCCGGGACATTCACACTCTATAGTTCTCGCTGGCTCCAAGCTTCCGGGCCCGGTTAGAATCTCCATCGGTTGACCTTCCGGAGATCATTTTAATTACCCCCATAGTTGGGGATTTTTCCCTGTCTTCCCTTCCTGGGCCTTTTCTGACGTGGTGGGTCTGGAGTGATTCCCTCGCAAGTCTTCAGAATTCGGGGCTCTGTTGAATGGAAATGGCCCCGGATTCTTGGGGACCCATGGGACTCTTTTTGCTCTCTTCTCCGTCGGGTTCACTTCAATAGAATATGCTCGgggatgatttctcattaattgcTTGCATTCACCGGTATCATGACAGCATTCCTGATGGAACACACAAAACTTCAAAGCTGGTTTCGGGACCTGGGAAGGGCGGTGGGAGCTGGTTACCTTATCTTCACAAATGTCCACAGCTTGGTCCTTTGATCTCTTCAAGGAATCATAACTAGAGAAACACCCCAGAAGATTCTCCCTCCTGACTCGTTCCTCTACTCTCTCGGGTTCGCTGCTTCTCTCTTTCCTGACAGCCTCTCTTTTTTGTTTTCGAGCTTTGCCCGAGACAATAAATCTTCAAAATCTCTCGGTAGCTTTTTTACCAAGGAACGGAAGAAATCCCTCTCTTGAAACCTCTGAGTGAACATCGTGGTCTTAGTTTCCGGGGCACATGAAGGTACCTCCAACGCTGCTTTATTGAACTTGCAGATGTAAGCTCTCAATGCATCTTCTCTGCTTTGCTTGATCTCGAACATGCTAAAAGCAGTCTTTTTGTATCTTTTGCTGCTACTAAAGTGATGTAAAAAGACACTCTTGAAGTACTCGAAAGTTTGTATACTCCGAGGATCCAGCTTTTCGAATCACCGTTGGGCTGAATCCACCAACGTAGTTAAGAAAGTTTTACACTTGATGTCATTGCCATAACAATGCAACATGGTCATGTTTTCAAAACGAGTTAAGTGCTCTTTGGGGTCCGAGTTCCCGTCATATTCTCTAATGTTTGCTGATTTATAGTGGGCTGGCAAGGGTTCATTGACTATACGAGTGCAGAAAGGATACCATCTTGGTTGAACTTGGGAAATCCGAGGGGACCTGGCCTGTGCTTCTAGTTTCTTCACCTTTTGTCTCAAGTCTTCTAGTTCTTCAGCCACGGTAATAGCCTTGTAGCCTTCCTAGGAACTTTCCTCTCTTTCGTCCTTCGCCCCGTCCCGAGAAGGAGATTCTTTCTTGGTCCTTCATCACGGGATGCCCGGATACTTCTAGGAGTCTCTGCCATAGCCTTCTGAAGAGCTGCTGCTATCCATTGAGTTAAATGCAAGGTTGGCAAGAGATGtttaacataaattaaaaaagcAAACAAtcttagtttttattttatcaaatttgattattaattCAATTAGTTGATAATGAAAGGTCGAATCACTTTTTTATTATCACTATCATCCATAGATAAATTAAGTTCTTCAACATTattgttattttgatttttctagTTTCACATTGGTCAAATTATCTATTGTTTCTTTCCTcgttattttattgttttcactaaaatatttatcaatatctCCGATTTGACTTTGAATTAATTCTACTTCTCTTTTTGCCTGAAGAAAATGTTTTTGTGATATTAATTATTGActatatctaaaaaatataaGCTCTATTTTTTATATccataattatataatttagaaatatgaaatatatttgtaaattaatttatatgatATGTTTCACTggtatgattttattattcatttcattaaaaaaatcagCAAAATTGAAAGCAGAAGTAACCAATTCATAAATCGTAGCTTTGTATTTCTTTTAGCAACTACTGACAGGATTAtcatatataaacaaaaaataggaaaaacatgtaaaaaataACCATTTGTTGGGGTATGTATAATCTTGATTGGAACATGAGCATATTGaacttttttgttatttaacttttttaaacaaaaaagttCCTAATTAACCGAAATGCTGAGATCAGCCCTCTTTAGGGGAACAAGGCTTTTAGTTTGCCGACCACTTGAGCTAGGCAGGAATGCTAGAGGATGTGCGCTTGATAGACTCCCCAACTTCTACTTAAATCATGCTTGGATAGTTCATCGCGGTCGAGGGCCCTAGATAGTCTAGCTCGTCGTCGACGTATATGATGAGATCATGAAAgacatatttcataaatatatcTAATATTGCATTTGGATagataaatttcaaatccatagatttcaaatatattttttagttttagaaaaacaatatcttgaaacttcaaattcatatcttgcatgtatacatagtgtttcatattaattatgatggatttcaaatgctTCTATATAATGGaggcatttgaaattcattctactttaTGTAACTAATGCATAAATAATTAAGGTATGAATTTAAGATTGTATCTACTATTTCattgtaacaataaaattataatcgaaatccatatatttcaaatccatctTCCCAAATATAACTTAAGAGATTTGCAGTTGGCTCACTTATACATAGATTGGCTCTACATGATATATCATAATAAGCAAACTCGTGTAAGAATTCcagttaataaaataaaatctaacgCCTAAGATAAAATATAGGAGTTGGATCTATGATTggttttatgataaaaattagAAACCATTTTTTTCAACATAAACGCCCAAGTGCATAGAAGAATTAGTCTatactacacacacacacacagagagtGGCGTaaccataaatattttttccggTGAGcagaatatttttaaatattaatttgagcttcatataatagaaataaaaaaagaagttaAAGGAACATACTGAATTCTTATTTAAGACGAATTTTGCGATTTTTCAACACATCAAACTTTTTTATGATAAATTCTGTATCAATACCCAGAGCAATATCTTTCTCTATATAAACAACCATGGTATTGGCCAAAAggtcattttctattttattaCGAAGTGGCGTCTTGATGGGTTTCATCCCTGAAAAAGCTCGTTCTGTAGTTGCTGTAGAAACTGGAATAGTCAAAACCGATCGAACCAACCTATCAATCAAAGGATAGATAACCGACTTCGTTGTTCTGGCCAATGTTTGGCACAAATGATGCAAAGAATCAAGATTCTGAAACTGCGCATGACGCGGTGCATCAAAATTATAATGATCTAATTCTCTCATAAAATCTTCTCTTTCTTCTTGACTGAAATCATAGTAGTAAAACTTATCAACAAGAGAACAAATGTCACATAGATAAAATGATCTGAATCCATCAACGGGACTCAAAGCATTACTAAGAGTAAGAAGTTCCCTTGTGCTATCTGGAAATCTCTCGTTCAATTCCATCAACTGAAAATCTATTACTGCGttgaatatttcaaaatgaTAGTGATCATGGActgttatattatttttcagctgACAAGAACGTTTTGTACCTGGCGTGTAGCAATCATCAAAGTCTGGTACCTCAATAGCATTACTTTCACAAAACTTAATcacactccaaagaaattcttCCCATCTACCTTCTCGGATCTGCTGAAGACTTATTCTAGTCGTATAAACCAAATTCATAGCATTCAAAATATCTATCTCATTCTTCTGTAATATCTGACACAACTTTTCTGATATTCCCAAAACttcatgcataaaaaacaaCACAAATACAAAGTCAAATAACTTTATATCCAAGTACAAACCTTTAGCCTCTCCTCGAATGTTACTATTGAGACCTTTGTTCACAAGATCTTGAAGAAGTATACTCACTGAACCAAACAAACCAATGAATCTCCTAACAGAGTTGAAATGTGAACTCCAACGAGTAGCTCCAGCTCGTATCAAAGAACAATCTTGATTAGCTCCAATACCAGTGTCAATTTCTCCTGATTCTATCAAATCATTAATTTCATCTTTTCGGATAGATTTCAATTGAAAATGACGTTTAGCAGATGAACCAACAAAATTAATAGCTGAAGTTAATGTTGAAAATAAACGCCACACATCATGCACCTCTTTAGAAACTGCAACTAAAGAAAGTTGTAGTCTATGAGCAAAACAATGAATATAATAAGCATGTGGAGAATCTTAAAGAAATAATG comes from Primulina huaijiensis isolate GDHJ02 chromosome 2, ASM1229523v2, whole genome shotgun sequence and encodes:
- the LOC140971900 gene encoding uncharacterized protein — protein: MQGYAFRGHDELVDSKNRGNYIELINLLGRMNPEIGSILGKAAKNAKYTSAEIQREILKIIAGIVIDKIREEIGETKFCILVDEAIDESNKEQMAIILRYVDRDGFIRERFFEVVHDENTSALTLKKEICNVFNQYNLLIENLRGQGYDGAISKEVHDVWRLFSTLTSAINFVGSSAKRHFQLKSIRKDEINDLIESGEIDTGIGANQDCSLIRAGATRWSSHFNSVRRFIGLFGSVSILLQDLVNKGLNSNIRGEAKGLYLDIKLFDFVFVLFFMHEVLGISEKLCQILQKNEIDILNAMNLVYTTRISLQQIREGRWEEFLWSVIKFCESNAIEVPDFDDCYTPGTKRSCQLKNNITVHDHYHFEIFNAVIDFQLMELNERFPDSTRELLTLSNALSPVDGFRSFYLCDICSLVDKFYYYDFSQEEREDFMRELDHYNFDAPRHAQFQNLDSLHHLCQTLARTTKSVIYPLIDRLVRSVLTIPVSTATTERAFSGMKPIKTPLRNKIENDLLANTMVVYIEKDIALGIDTEFIIKKFDVLKNRKIRLK